Sequence from the Maribacter aquivivus genome:
TGGAGATTGACGATCTCTCATCCCTATCGTAACGAACCCAAACCCTAATCTCATCTTGAGAACGCTGAAAACGTTGCGCCTGTACACCAAAGAAACCAGCACGAACTTGAGTCATTAACGTTTGAAGATCTAACCCTAATAAATAGGCATTCTCCTTTAAGGTTAATCGAATCTCTTTAATACCCGCCGGATCATTATCTGAAATATCCTTTAACCTTGGGTTTTTTGTCAAAATTCCTTTTAACTCTGCTTTAGCCGCTTTTAGTTGTTCTATATTATTACCCAATAAAGATACTGAAACCGGTGAGCCACCAAAGTTTCCACCAGAACCATAAATAAGACTTTCTACTCCCACAACCGGACCAACAAGTTCTTCTAATCTACTGGTGACCAAATCTGCAGAAATTTCATTTGGTCTTTCTTCACCTGGCAATAAGTTAATAGTCAATACCGCTGATGATGATCCCGGACCTAATCTTTTGATTACATTCTCAAAAACATCTTTATCAGAATTAACCATATACTCCTCTGTCAATTCTTTATTGACAATCAAAGCCTTCTCTTCTATCAATGAGATAATAGAGTCTGTAATTTTCTCATTGGTACCGTTTGGCATCTCTAATTCTATGCCTACCCTATCACTAGCAATTCTTGGAAAGAAAGCCGTTCTAATAATACCTCCACCAACTGAACCTAATGTTAAAATGAAGGCTGATGCAAATACGGCGAACATGAATATTTTATGATTCATTGAAAAACGCAGAACTGGTGTATACAATGTATCACGCATCCATACCATTAACTTATCACCAAACTCATTAATCACCCTAAGTTTAGCAAATGCATTTGCCAAACCGCTTTTTGGTTTATTATCTATTGGTTGCAATGCTTTAGAATGAGCCAAGTGAGCAGGTAAAATAACCAATGCCTCAACTAACGACACAACTAATGTCAAAATAACAATAACCGATACTTCACTAAAAAACTCACCAATTCTACTATCTAAAAACAAGAAAATTGAAAAGGCTAAAATTGTTGTAATAATTGCAGAAATAATAGGAGGCAAAACTTCCATTGTACCATCTACAGCTGCTTGCACAGGAGATTTCCCTTTTTCATAATGCTGATAGATGTTTTCAGCAATAACAATACCATCATCTACCAGAATACCAATAACGATAATCATACCAAACAATGAAAGTACATTGATGGTCACATCAAAGAAACCCGCAAAAACAAACATTCCCAAGAATGCAACCGGTAGACCAAAGGCAACCCAGAACGCTAATCTTGTATTTAAGAAAAGAGATAAAAATATTAATACCAAGACCATACCCATGATGGCATTCTCAGTTAATAACTGTGTTCTTTGATTTAGCGTTACTGATTGATCGGAAACAACATCTAACTTAATGTTGTTATATTTTTGATTGAACTCAACAACATATTCATTTACCTGATCTGCAGCTGCTATTAAATCTTCATTATTAGTACTTGTAATAGTTGTACTTACCGATAAGTTACCATTGAAAAATGTTGCATTAGGACTTTCTGCAAAACGATCTCTTACTACAGCTACATCTTTTAAACGAATAACATTACCAGATTGATCTGCACGAACTACAAGATTACCTAGCTCACTACCATAGTAAGAACGGTTATTGGCACGTATTAAATATTCCTCTGCATCAGTTTTAATATTACCACCCGTTACTAGAATATTCGCATTTGCTACTGAACTTGCTACTTCAGAAAACGATAAACCATAGGCCAAAAGATCATTTTCATTTACGGCAATTTCAATTTCTTCATCAGGGAAACCAGATATTGCTATTTGCGAAATTCCCTCCATTGCCCTAAGGTCATTTTCAATATCTCTACCTACACTTTTAAGGGTTGCTAATGGAATATCTTCGCCACTAATAGCAAATGAAATGGTTTGACGAACAGTCTCTAGAATAGAAACAATTAAAGGCTCCATACCTGTTGGAAAAGTAGGTACTCTATCTACTGCATTCTTCACCTCTAAAAGCATGAAATCGATATTCTCTCCTTTTTCGATTTCTACATTTATAGTACCACTGTTCTCCCTAGAAGTAGAAGTTACACGATCAACACCTTCAAGTCCTTTTAAGTTATCTTCGATTTTTAGAACAATACCTTCTTCTACCTCTTGTGGCGATGCACCAGGGTATGTAATGGTGATTGCAATATTCTTAGAATCCGTCAACGGAAAGTAAGAAGACTTCAATGCTTTTGCTCCTACAATACCAAATAAAGCAAAAGAGATAACTACAACATTAACGGCAACATGATACCGAATAAAATATTCTATCAGTTTACGCATTATTCTTTTATATTTTCTGGTTGTTCTGAGTAAATTTTTACAGCCATACCTGTAAAGGCTCCACTAATAGGCTTAGACACTATTGTAATGCCATCAGGTACGTCTTTAAGCACCACACTCTTATCTGAAAAATAAACAGGGTTAACATCTATCTTATCAAGTACCGAGTCGCGTACAATAAATATCTTGTTACCTTCCAACAACAACCCTCTATCTACCTGAATAGCATTTTCTTCTTTCTTAGCATCTAAATCTGCCTCTAGATACATACCTTCTCTTAAATTCTTATCGTCAACTTCTATATATGCATTTACCGTTTGGGTAAGCTGATCAATACTACCACTAATTCTAGTCACCTTGCCTTTATATGTACTATTATCATCTAAGTTGGTAAGTTCAACAGACTCCCCTACTTTTAATAGATCGGTATAGCGCTTGCTAATAGCAACTTCAAGTTCGTAAACTTCAGTGTTAATGAATTCTCCTAATTTCTGACCTGATCTAACTAAAGTACCCTCTGTTACCAAAGTCTCTGTAAGAATCCCTGAGAACGGAGCCACTATACGGTATTTAGATAACCGTTGCTCTAAATTTTTAACATTATAAAAGCTGGTTAAAATACCTCTACCTGATATGAAAAACTTTTCTTTCTCCGTAGCCAATTCTGGAAGCGGTGGAGTGGTTTTAGACATATCGAAATTTGAAAGGTAATCTTGCCACTTAGAATATATATCTGGATAGTCTAATCGTAAATCGGGCATTACTGCCGTTAATTGATTGAAAAGATTACTCTTTGCAGACTGTACACTTGCTGCATATTCATTTGCATCGATACTTATGATGGTCTCACCTTTACGAAAAGCTTGCCCTTCTTTAAATAGCTTACTACCTTTTTTAAATACACCCTGCACCTCAGCATATAACTCTACACGTTGCTTAGCCGTCAGATTACCATTTGCAGATACTACAATTGGTACCGTGCCATTTTTTACTACCTCTGTAAAAACAGTTTTCACTACTTTCTCAGATTTCGGCTTGAAAGTTTTCTTACTATCAATAATAGCTCCTGCTAGAAAAAAGGATACTACAACTAGTAAAATACCTAGAACGGTAAAAATAATTTTTCGCATTTTATTATAATTTATAAGCGTATTTTAAAAAACACAGAGTCAAAAATACTTTTTAATATCGGTTAGATTTTTGCTAATGAAATGAAACGACCAAATTTCGAAGTGAAACGACTTTGACACTATTTCAGCTCAATTCTCAATTACTCTTCCTGAACTTTATTTCCATAAAATATCAATACTAACGTCTTAAATTTTGCTCTTCATGTCTTTAAACAATCAAAGTATTGTTAAAATTGAACCGCAATTTTAAATAGACTTTAACCAGAAACTTTTGGAAATCAATTAATCATCGGCGAAACTACGAAAAAACACTTCTGGCAATGAAAGCCTTAATGGTTAAAGTAATCATAAAACTGTAGCTATCTAAGATTATTAGAAACAAAAAAAGGGATGCTTTTGCATCCCTTTTAATTTATATTTCAACTTCTTTAGTTTCGCTTTACATCTTCGTATTTTGTGTCTACAATACGGGTTCTACTAGCTTCTGTTGTTCCAAATTTCATATTTAAAAATTCATCGTCACTATCAAAAACTGCGAGTTTAGAACTTTGCATTCTTAACAGTGAATTTAAAGATCTAAAATCGTTACCCTGTAATTGTACAAACTCTAAATTACTTAAGGTTGCCATACCCGTTGGCAAATCACCTTCAAACTGGTTATATGAAAGAATCAATTCTTTTAAATTTACCAAACGCCCTAGATCTACTTCTATAGCACCTGCAAGTTTATTACCGAAAAGCTCTAACCTTTCTAACTTACTTAATTTTTCAATTGACTTAGGTAGGCTTCCCTCTAAATAGTTACTTGAGAGGTTTAAAGATTTTAAACTTGATAGCTCTCCAATACCATTAGGAATTGCACCTTGTAATAAATTATTGAACATTGACAGCTCTTCTAACTGCGTCATTTTTGAATAATCTTGAGGTAAACTACCTGTTAGTTTATTCATCTCTAAACGCATAGATGTCAACTTTTCTAATTTAAATATATCTTCTGGCAAACTACCTTCGATTACATTAAATGCAAGATTTAATGTCTGTAAATGAGATAGGGCCGAAATTCCTTCAGGAATAGTTCCTGTAAGATTATTACGATATAGCTTTAATGCTGTTACGTGACCATCATTGATCTCTATACCGTACCAGGTTGACGGGTCTGCTTTCACATCCCATTTATTTTGCCATTGATTACCAATGGTACTTTTATTAAGATCTAAGAGGTATTGTTTTTCGCTTTTAGGTATTTGTGCGTTGACCACAAAGCTGCAGGTCAGCAAAAGAATTAAGCAGGTATTGGTTAGAACATTTTTCATACTGAAAAAATTATATTGTTTGGGGAAACTTTACACATACCATTTACACAACTATACTGATATTAATTGAGTTAGTGTAAAAAGTACTTTTATTATAACGTGCAAAAAATACATTTATGATACATAGCTGGTAATAATGCATAAAAACAAGAAAGAGATGCTGTTCAACATCTCTTTCTTTCACCAAACTAACTAAAAGTGTAAACTACTCTTACTCTTCTATATCTTCAAACTTCGTATCTGCCATTCTGGTTTTACTGAAGTTGATATCTTTAAACTCTAATTTTCTATCATCTTTATCATAATCAAAAACCAAATACTCTTTCGTTTCTAAAAACTCTAAAGCTTTAAAAGAACTGAAATTATTATTCTGAATTTGAAATACTTCTAAACTTGCCAAATCAGCAAACTCACTAGGTATATCACCTATAAATCTATTATTTGCCAAAACCAATTCTTTCAACTTGCTTAACTTACCCATATCTCTTGGTATAGCACCTTCTAATCTATTTTCAAATAGCCCTAAAGTTTCTAATTGAGATAGTGCACCTAACGAATTAGGTATGTCACCATAAAACTCATTACTTGAAAGGTTCAGTACTTTTAAAGCCGTAAGGTTACCTAACGTAGCTGGAATTTCACCTGTGAAAAAATTATTGAAAGCTGAAAGCTCTTCTAATTGTATTAAACTACCAATACCTTCTGGCAATTCACCATTAAGCCTATTCATCTCTAATTTTAAAACTTTTAAATTAGATAGGTTTGCTATTTCTGCAGGTAAAGAACCTGTTAATGAATTGAATGCAAGATTTAATACTTTAAGGTTTTCTAAATTTCCTATTTGCGAAGAAATTGCGCCCATAAGATTATTATGGAATAAATTAATTTCTACTACTTTATCATTTTCTACCGTAATACCGTGCCACTGAGAAACAGGAGTCTTTAAATCCCATTTTTTTACCCAATGAGTACCATTGGCGGTTTCATAAATATCAATTAACGCTTTCTTCTCCTTTTGAGAGACTTCCGCAAAACAAACAGTTGTCAGAAATAATAGACTGAAACTTAAATAGTATAATTTTTTCATAAGATGGTGGTTTGATAAATTCTGTATACTAAGAATTATCCTACAAATTTGAACTAATAACGTCGAAAACTGAAATTTTATCGTTCATTGACCCCTCTTTGTTGTGAAAGTAGAAGAATATGTTGTGAAACCCCAAAAACTGTATGTCAGTATATGTAGGACTAAATTAACTCATCAATATCAATTGTAAGAGTTTCCCAGTTCTGCATTAGTGTTTCCAATTTTTTCTTTTTCGCTTGGTAACCTTCGAAAAAGTCAGGCTTGGCAATAGTGGTATCGTAGTCTACCAACAGCTTATGGTCGATATCTTTAATCTCTTTTTCAAGCGAACCAATCTTACTCTCTACTGAGCTTAACTGATTTTTTAAACTTTTTAGTTTCTTCTGATCTTGAAATGAATTTGATGGTTTAGATTTTGTCTTTTCTACAACAACTGCCGACTTCTTCTCAATAGCTCTAAAGTTTTCTACTTTACGTTGTTCTAGGTAAAAATCTACATCACCTAAATATTCCCTAATTTTTTGATCTTTAAATTCATATACCTTATTGGTAAGACCTTGTAGAAAATCTCTATCGTGAGAAACCAATATCAAAGTACCTTCAAAGTTCATACATGCTTGCTTAAGTACATTCTTTGATTTAATATCTAAGTGGTTGGTAGGCTCATCCATCACCAATACATTAAAAGGCTGCAATAACATTTTTGCTAAAGCTAAACGGTTACGCTCACCACCCGATAGTACTTTTACATACTTATCTACTTCATCACCTCTAAACAAAAATGAACCTAAAATATCTCTTACCTTACTTCTATTCTTTTCGTTCGCTGCATCGATCATCGTATCTAAAATGGTCTTATTACCATCAAGATACTCCGCCTGGTTTTGAGCAAAATACCCTATCTGTACATTATGCCCCAGTTTTAGGTGACCGTCATGTTCAAGCTCACCTACAATGATTTTTGCCAGAGTAGATTTTCCTTGTCCGTTCTGCCCAACAAAGGCAGTTTTACTATCGCGCTCAATAAGCAGGTTGATATCGTTCAATACTAAATTATCACCATAAGCTTTTGATAGGTTTTCTATCTCTACAACCACTTTACCAGGAGTAACAGAAATTGGAAAACGAAGACTCATTACACTATTATCATCTTCATCGACCTCTATACGCTCTATTTTGTCTAATTTCTTAATTAAAGATTGCGCCATTGAAGCTTTGGTCGATTTCGCCCTAAACTTTTCAATTAATCTTTCTGCTTGTTGAATTTCTTTTTCTTGGTTCTTTTGAGCGTTTACCTGCTGCTGCTTTATCTCATTTCTCAATACCAGGTATTCGGTATACGGTTTATTATAATCATAAATACGACCTAACGAAATTTCAATAGTTCTGTTGGTAACATTATCCAAGAACATTTTATCGTGAGATACAATAACCACCGCACCGGTATAACTGTTCAAAAATTGCTCAAACCATATAATAGATTCAATATCCAAGTGGTTGGTAGGCTCATCTAATAACAAGACATCATTAGTTTGCAATAATAATTTTGCAAGCTCTATACGCATACGCCAACCACCAGAAAAGGTTTCGGTCTTCTTATCAAAATCTTCTCTTCTAAAACCTAAACCTTGTAGTATTTTTTCTGTCTCGCCTTGGTAATTATAACCCCCTAAAATTTCATAGTGGTGGGTAATATCACTTAGATCTACAATTAACTGACTGTATATATCAGATTCATAATCGGTTCGTTCTGCTAATTGATGATTAATCTCATCTAACTTCAGCTCTAAAGCTTTTATCTCTTCAAAAGCCTGGTATGCCTCTTCTAAAACTGATCGACCTTCTACAAAATCTATATCTTGTCTAAGAAAACCAATTTTAATATCTTTTTCTATTGCAATAACACCGGTATCTAAAGCCATATCCTTGTTAAGCAATTTCAACAAGGTTGACTTACCTGCGCCGTTTTTACCTACTAGCCCTGCTCTATTTCCTCCATTTAAGCGAAATGATATTTCTTCAAATAAATATTCTCCTCCAAAAGAGACTGATAGGTTGTGAACGTTTAACATAAATTCTAATTATTCTAGTTTTTTCTTAAAAGCAAAATCTATTTTACCATAGAAACTTTTAAGTTAAATTTTTCTTTTCAATGATATATATCAGGCATTAAAAATACCTCAAAATCGTACCTTAGTGTAAAGTTTTGCAAATGTTAAAAAAAGGAAACAAACTCTACAGTATTTTAACAGGAAGTTGCCCTAGATGTCATGAAGAAAGTATGTATTTGGACAAAAACCCGTACCATATGGGTAAAATCTTTAAAATGCATGAAAAATGTAGCCATTGTGATTTAAAATATAAAATAGAACCTTCGTTTTTTTACGGGGCTATGTATGTGAGTTATGGAGTAGGTATTGCCTTTGCCGTGGCGGCATTTGTTATCGCCTATCTTTTTCTAGGCGCTGGCTTGATAGAAGCGTTTATTGCTATAATTATTACCCTTATTGTATTTATGCCGGTAATAATGAGGGTATCTCGTAATATATGGATCAATATATTCATCAAGTATGATGCTAACGCTACCTCAAAAAGTCTTAATTCGTAGCAAAACGCTCTATATTCATTTCTTCCAATAAAGGAATTTGATGTTCTATACGCTCGTAAAGAGATTTAGCCGCCCAAGGTGCGATGGTTATACCATGAGACCCAAAACCATTTAACAGCCATAAGTTGTTATACTTTGGATGCCTACCCACCAAAGGTCTTCTATCTTGTACTGTAGGGCGCATACCTGCTTCGTGGTCAACTATCTCATAAGCGCAACCTAATAGGCTATCTAATTTATTGGTAAGCTCATTTTTAGCCTCTAAAGTTGTTAAATTGTCTTTCTGATCTCTATTATACGTTGCTCCAACTTTGTACAAATCATCGCCAAGTGGAATTAAAAATATGGATGATTTAATTATTTGAATTTCTTTTAATTCTTTAGCCTTTATGACAATGTATTCACCTTTTGACCCTTGCATTGGTAAATGGTTGAAATACGGATTCTGCATCATACCATAACCTTCAGTAAAGACTATGTTCTTTGCTTTTATATCTTGATAACCAACAGCTTCTTGCTCAATTTTAAGTTGATTATAATCAAATGTATCTGAAAATAACTTGTTTTCTTTTTTTAGCCAGTTCGCGTAGCTATTAAAAAGCAATTTGGTATTTAACTTACCTGTTTCCAATACTTTTCCAAATTGATGCTGTGCTTTGAGCGAGGCATTCTCATTACTTACCAATTTTGAATCTAGATATGGCTTTAGTTTTTCTTTATCGGCAGCTTCAAACCAAAGGTTTTGCTCTTCTATAGATGCAAATTTTCGCAGAACATTGAGCTTTTCATCAAACTTAACATTTAAAAATTTCTCTAATTGCGTATAAAAATCAGTTGCTATAGGTAGCTGCTCATCTGCTCGCCAAGAGAGGGTAAATCGCTTTAAGATAACAGGATTATACAAACCGCCTGCCACACGAGAAGATGTTTGAGATTGATCATTAAAAACCACAAACGTTTTGTTGTTTTTACGTAGAGTTTCGCAAAATGCGACACCCGCCAACCCTAGTCCTACTACCATATAATCTACCATGGCACAAATGTAATGACAATTGCACAAAACATAATATAAAAACAAAAGACCCAATCTTTCGATTGGGTCTTTATTATGTGAATTGGATTTTCAGTAAGCTTAGTAAGCCCACATGTCTTGTTCCTTATCTCTAATTGTTTCTTTAATTCGTTTTGCTTCCAATAATTGGAACAAAGCATTATCAGAAATGTAATCATCTACTTTTCTATCGCCTTGTACGTTATCTTCTTTGTAAATAACGGCATCGAATCTTCTTGCATTTAACAACATATCAAATGAGATAGGCTGAGCTGAATTCTGTGAGTTGAAAACTTTAGCTTCGTGCAACATTTCACGAGCATCTGGATACCATACCCAAAAAAGCTCTACCATATCTGGATTGTCATCATCCATAAAGTTTACATCTGGCGCTACTGGAGCAATACCTAAAAGACGGTATTTTAATTCTCCCTGTCTCTTATCAAAATACCATATTCCTTTAACGTGGTATTCTTCAATATCAGCTGCAGAAATAGTTCTACGAGTAATATATTCTTCTGAAACAGATTCGCCTGCATTCATTTGCTCATACCCATAATCAAGAGTATCAACCATTTGCAAGGCATCTTTTAAATCGCCAAAAGTTCTTTTTTGTGTAAAATAAGAATCTGTGTAAGTTTCTAATTTTCCACTTTTTAAATTTTTAACTAGAACGTGGTATAAAGACCTTCTATCTGGGCCAATATCCATAGTATCTGTTGGATAATATAATGGGAAATTAACTCTCTCATCTAAATCTATGGATTCCCATAACGTTTTAGACCAAAGGATATCCCTATCATCTACATAACCATATTCTAATGGAGCATCGTTATCGACAGCTTTCTGTGCTTCTGTACGAATACCAACCTCATCTGGTTTCTTTGCATTCAATACATTTGCT
This genomic interval carries:
- a CDS encoding efflux RND transporter permease subunit, with product MRKLIEYFIRYHVAVNVVVISFALFGIVGAKALKSSYFPLTDSKNIAITITYPGASPQEVEEGIVLKIEDNLKGLEGVDRVTSTSRENSGTINVEIEKGENIDFMLLEVKNAVDRVPTFPTGMEPLIVSILETVRQTISFAISGEDIPLATLKSVGRDIENDLRAMEGISQIAISGFPDEEIEIAVNENDLLAYGLSFSEVASSVANANILVTGGNIKTDAEEYLIRANNRSYYGSELGNLVVRADQSGNVIRLKDVAVVRDRFAESPNATFFNGNLSVSTTITSTNNEDLIAAADQVNEYVVEFNQKYNNIKLDVVSDQSVTLNQRTQLLTENAIMGMVLVLIFLSLFLNTRLAFWVAFGLPVAFLGMFVFAGFFDVTINVLSLFGMIIVIGILVDDGIVIAENIYQHYEKGKSPVQAAVDGTMEVLPPIISAIITTILAFSIFLFLDSRIGEFFSEVSVIVILTLVVSLVEALVILPAHLAHSKALQPIDNKPKSGLANAFAKLRVINEFGDKLMVWMRDTLYTPVLRFSMNHKIFMFAVFASAFILTLGSVGGGIIRTAFFPRIASDRVGIELEMPNGTNEKITDSIISLIEEKALIVNKELTEEYMVNSDKDVFENVIKRLGPGSSSAVLTINLLPGEERPNEISADLVTSRLEELVGPVVGVESLIYGSGGNFGGSPVSVSLLGNNIEQLKAAKAELKGILTKNPRLKDISDNDPAGIKEIRLTLKENAYLLGLDLQTLMTQVRAGFFGVQAQRFQRSQDEIRVWVRYDRDERSSISNLDDMRIVTPSGDRVPLSEIADYTIERGDVAINRLEGRREIQISADMKDVKDSPTEIMTEIQNVHMPEIQSKYPTVSASYEGQNRELEKLTGSLKLVGFTVILLIYITIAFTFRSFSQPLMLLLLVPFSFTAVAWGHWIHDFPINVLSILGIIALIGIMVNDGLVLIGKFNSNLREGMSFDNAIFEAGKSRFRAIFLTSITTIAGLAPLMLETSRQAQFLKPMAISIAYGIGIATVLTLLMLPLFLSFSNNLKAQNLSFASGHKITKEEVERAIKERKEAVHLEGHSQEAIEGNEHQEQIEGGSHPYKNIDKL
- a CDS encoding efflux RND transporter periplasmic adaptor subunit, which produces MRKIIFTVLGILLVVVSFFLAGAIIDSKKTFKPKSEKVVKTVFTEVVKNGTVPIVVSANGNLTAKQRVELYAEVQGVFKKGSKLFKEGQAFRKGETIISIDANEYAASVQSAKSNLFNQLTAVMPDLRLDYPDIYSKWQDYLSNFDMSKTTPPLPELATEKEKFFISGRGILTSFYNVKNLEQRLSKYRIVAPFSGILTETLVTEGTLVRSGQKLGEFINTEVYELEVAISKRYTDLLKVGESVELTNLDDNSTYKGKVTRISGSIDQLTQTVNAYIEVDDKNLREGMYLEADLDAKKEENAIQVDRGLLLEGNKIFIVRDSVLDKIDVNPVYFSDKSVVLKDVPDGITIVSKPISGAFTGMAVKIYSEQPENIKE
- a CDS encoding leucine-rich repeat domain-containing protein, coding for MKNVLTNTCLILLLTCSFVVNAQIPKSEKQYLLDLNKSTIGNQWQNKWDVKADPSTWYGIEINDGHVTALKLYRNNLTGTIPEGISALSHLQTLNLAFNVIEGSLPEDIFKLEKLTSMRLEMNKLTGSLPQDYSKMTQLEELSMFNNLLQGAIPNGIGELSSLKSLNLSSNYLEGSLPKSIEKLSKLERLELFGNKLAGAIEVDLGRLVNLKELILSYNQFEGDLPTGMATLSNLEFVQLQGNDFRSLNSLLRMQSSKLAVFDSDDEFLNMKFGTTEASRTRIVDTKYEDVKRN
- a CDS encoding leucine-rich repeat domain-containing protein encodes the protein MKKLYYLSFSLLFLTTVCFAEVSQKEKKALIDIYETANGTHWVKKWDLKTPVSQWHGITVENDKVVEINLFHNNLMGAISSQIGNLENLKVLNLAFNSLTGSLPAEIANLSNLKVLKLEMNRLNGELPEGIGSLIQLEELSAFNNFFTGEIPATLGNLTALKVLNLSSNEFYGDIPNSLGALSQLETLGLFENRLEGAIPRDMGKLSKLKELVLANNRFIGDIPSEFADLASLEVFQIQNNNFSSFKALEFLETKEYLVFDYDKDDRKLEFKDINFSKTRMADTKFEDIEE
- a CDS encoding ABC-F family ATP-binding cassette domain-containing protein — protein: MLNVHNLSVSFGGEYLFEEISFRLNGGNRAGLVGKNGAGKSTLLKLLNKDMALDTGVIAIEKDIKIGFLRQDIDFVEGRSVLEEAYQAFEEIKALELKLDEINHQLAERTDYESDIYSQLIVDLSDITHHYEILGGYNYQGETEKILQGLGFRREDFDKKTETFSGGWRMRIELAKLLLQTNDVLLLDEPTNHLDIESIIWFEQFLNSYTGAVVIVSHDKMFLDNVTNRTIEISLGRIYDYNKPYTEYLVLRNEIKQQQVNAQKNQEKEIQQAERLIEKFRAKSTKASMAQSLIKKLDKIERIEVDEDDNSVMSLRFPISVTPGKVVVEIENLSKAYGDNLVLNDINLLIERDSKTAFVGQNGQGKSTLAKIIVGELEHDGHLKLGHNVQIGYFAQNQAEYLDGNKTILDTMIDAANEKNRSKVRDILGSFLFRGDEVDKYVKVLSGGERNRLALAKMLLQPFNVLVMDEPTNHLDIKSKNVLKQACMNFEGTLILVSHDRDFLQGLTNKVYEFKDQKIREYLGDVDFYLEQRKVENFRAIEKKSAVVVEKTKSKPSNSFQDQKKLKSLKNQLSSVESKIGSLEKEIKDIDHKLLVDYDTTIAKPDFFEGYQAKKKKLETLMQNWETLTIDIDELI
- a CDS encoding DUF983 domain-containing protein; the protein is MLKKGNKLYSILTGSCPRCHEESMYLDKNPYHMGKIFKMHEKCSHCDLKYKIEPSFFYGAMYVSYGVGIAFAVAAFVIAYLFLGAGLIEAFIAIIITLIVFMPVIMRVSRNIWINIFIKYDANATSKSLNS
- a CDS encoding NAD(P)/FAD-dependent oxidoreductase; protein product: MVDYMVVGLGLAGVAFCETLRKNNKTFVVFNDQSQTSSRVAGGLYNPVILKRFTLSWRADEQLPIATDFYTQLEKFLNVKFDEKLNVLRKFASIEEQNLWFEAADKEKLKPYLDSKLVSNENASLKAQHQFGKVLETGKLNTKLLFNSYANWLKKENKLFSDTFDYNQLKIEQEAVGYQDIKAKNIVFTEGYGMMQNPYFNHLPMQGSKGEYIVIKAKELKEIQIIKSSIFLIPLGDDLYKVGATYNRDQKDNLTTLEAKNELTNKLDSLLGCAYEIVDHEAGMRPTVQDRRPLVGRHPKYNNLWLLNGFGSHGITIAPWAAKSLYERIEHQIPLLEEMNIERFATN
- the porN gene encoding type IX secretion system ring subunit PorN/GldN, producing the protein MNWKNVLVMGAVTMLPLSMMAQANVLNAKKPDEVGIRTEAQKAVDNDAPLEYGYVDDRDILWSKTLWESIDLDERVNFPLYYPTDTMDIGPDRRSLYHVLVKNLKSGKLETYTDSYFTQKRTFGDLKDALQMVDTLDYGYEQMNAGESVSEEYITRRTISAADIEEYHVKGIWYFDKRQGELKYRLLGIAPVAPDVNFMDDDNPDMVELFWVWYPDAREMLHEAKVFNSQNSAQPISFDMLLNARRFDAVIYKEDNVQGDRKVDDYISDNALFQLLEAKRIKETIRDKEQDMWAY